A DNA window from Daucus carota subsp. sativus chromosome 3, DH1 v3.0, whole genome shotgun sequence contains the following coding sequences:
- the LOC108212841 gene encoding uncharacterized protein LOC108212841, producing the protein MCDGLLCISFDADMREFEYGKRECYCIGDNLYLWNPICRKSKRLPGLELSTSGVNFGQYGGVSFGYYGGDYKVMVISSSTGYNYFVSVYSLSSNRWNVIRTNCYYQEISDFVIKHPTKFVDGTVYMITATRRTSFSYLPLIVWFDLRDETIQQLKCPEEFVYYCSRYTIEAYGESIAVFGCGNREDERYLDMWTFLRDKDSSKSSWEKKLVIKLENIGYSHIPLGFLDNGRYMISRHSMKVYYPRMWKTTFLLCDLESQKVLKYGSQSGSDSHGSKMNPNCVESLLLLDEDSVDPFVHSEAESSCGSILFTLKKDIGHPTKCKN; encoded by the coding sequence ATGTGTGATGGGTTGTTATGTATTTCTTTTGATGCTGACATGAGAGAATTTGAGTATGGTAAACGTGAGTGCTATTGTATTGGAGATAATTTGTATCTTTGGAACCCGATATGCAGAAAATCTAAAAGGCTTCCGGGACTTGAACTCTCGACCTCTGGCGTGAACTTTGGGCAATATGGTGGTGTGAGCTTCGGGTATTATGGTGGTGATTATAAGGTGATGGTGATTTCTTCGTCTACTGGCTATAATTATTTTGTGTCTGTTTACAGCTTGAGTAGTAATCGTTGGAACGTTATTCGTACTAATTGTTATTATCAAGAGATTAGTGATTTTGTTATTAAGCATCCTACCAAGTTTGTAGATGGCACTGTATATATGATAACAGCTACACGAAGGACATCTTTTTCATATCTGCCGCTGATTGTATGGTTTGATTTACGCGATGAGACTATCCAACAGTTAAAGTGTCCGGAagaatttgtttattattgttcTCGTTATACCATTGAAGCGTATGGAGAATCAATTGCTGTTTTCGGATGTGGTAATCGAGAGGATGAGCGGTATCTTGACATGTGGACCTTTTTAAGAGACAAGGACTCATCCAAATCAAGCTGGGAAAAAAAGCTGGTTATTAAATTGGAAAATATTGGGTATTCTCATATTCCATTAGGCTTCTTAGACAATGGTAGATATATGATAAGTAGACATTCTATGAAAGTTTATTATCCACGTATGTGGAAAACCACGTTCCTTTTGTGCGATCTGGAGTCTCAAAAAGTTTTAAAGTACGGATCTCAAAGTGGTTCAGACTCTCACGGCAGTAAGATGAATCCTAATTGTGTGGAGAGCCTCCTTCTACTCGATGAAGATAGCGTAGATCCTTTTGTGCACTCTGAGGCCGAGTCTTCTTGCGGTTCAATATTGTTTACTTTGAAGAAGGATATCGGACATCC
- the LOC108212995 gene encoding uncharacterized protein C24B11.05, with translation MEALQRCNESKYECLLFDMDDTLYPLSLGLNLACRKNIEEFMLEHLEIEEDHVPRLCLELYREHGTTMAGLKALGYEFDNDEFHAYVHGRLPYNNLKPDPVLRNLLLSMPQRKIIFTNADEAHASQVLTRLGLEDCFEGVICFETLNPPPVENVVDEDKDTAAEYIRPSTILCKPALEAMEAAIEIANADPKKTIFFDDSPRNIVSGKAAGLHTVIVGSSTLVAGADHALSSIHNFKEALPELWEGEGIEQFEPTVQPPPVETQVLA, from the exons ATGGAAGCTCTCCAAAGGTGTAATGAATCCAAGTATGAGTGCTTGCTATTTG ATATGGATGATACTTTGTATCCCTTGAGCCTGGGTCTTAACCTAGCATGCCGCAAGAACATAGAAG AGTTCATGTTGGAACACTtggaaattgaagaagatcacGTTCCCAGGCTGTGCCTTGAGCTTTACAGGGAGCATGGGACGACTATGGCTGGCCTAAAG GCTTTGGGCTATGAATTTGACAATGATGAGTTCCATGCTTATGTGCATGGAAGACTGCCTTACAACAATCTCAAACCGGATCCAGTACTAAGAAATCTCCTGCTTTCCATGCCACAGCGAAAAATA ATATTCACTAACGCGGATGAAGCACATGCATCTCAAGTTCTTACTAGGCTGGGATTGGAGGATTGTTTCGAGGGAGTCATATGTTTTGAAACTCTTAATCCCCCTCCTGTTGAAAACGTAGTCGATGAGGACAAAGATACCGCTGCTGAGTATATTAGGCCGTCCACAATTTTATGCAAACCGGCTCTTGAAGCCATGGAAGCTGCTATTGAGATTGCAAATGCTGATCCAAAGAAGACG aTCTTTTTCGATGACAGTCCTCGGAACATTGTTAGTGGCAAAGCTGCAGGCCTTCACACTGTTATT GTGGGAAGCTCGACTCTGGTAGCAGGAGCAGACCATGCATTGAGCAGCATCCACAATTTTAAAGAAGCTTTACCTGAGCTGTGGGAAGGAGAAGGAATAGAGCAATTTGAACCAACTGTCCAGCCTCCTCCTGTTGAAACTCAAGTCCTTGCTTAG